The nucleotide sequence CCGCCAGGCAGCTCTTGCCCTGGCAGATGCCGGTGCCGAAGCCGGTGTAGCGCTTCACCGACTCGACGTCGCAGTAGCCCCGGGACACCGCGTGCCGGACGTCGTCGACGGTGACGTCCTCACACGAGCAGATCATCGCCTTGCTCATGACAGCCCTCCCACCAGCGCCTCGGCCGCGCGTCGGCCCGCGGCCGCCGCTTCCTTCGCGGTGCCACCGCCGGTGACGTCCCCGGCGGCGAACACGTCCGTTGCCTGCGTGTGTCCGTCCGCGTCCGCCCCCACGACGAAGAGGCCGCGCCCGGCGTCGAAGTCCACCTTCGCGCCGCCCTGCCGCGCCAGCTCGAAGCTGGGGCTGACGGGCACGGACACCAGCACCGCGTCACAGCTCACCTTCTTCTTCGCGCCGCCGGCCTCCGTGTAGCTGAACGCGCTCACACGCCGCATGCCGTGCGCCTTGGGCTCCGAGCCCTGCACCGCGCCCGGCCAGGCCTCCGCGGGCGGCGGGCCTCGCAGGTCCACCACCGCCGTCACCGTCACGCCGCGCTCCTTCATGAGGTGCGCGAGCGCGTACAGCTCCGGGCCCCAGCCCACCAGCGCCGCCATGCGCGGGGCCACGTCGTAGCGCCGCAGCAGCAGGCTGGCCGCGCGGCCCGCGTACACGCCGGGCAGGTCGTTGTTCTCGAAGGGCACCATCGGCGGGTGGCCGCCCGGCGCCAGCAGGAAGCGCTCCGCGTAGACCTTCAAGAGGCGCGGGCCCTCCGGCTCCCAGACGCCCACGGCGAGGAAGCGGCCGCCCTCGTCGTCATACAGGCCCAGCGCCGCGGCGCGGGTGACGATGCTGCCCTTGGGGAACGCGGCGGCGTCCTGCACCCCGGGGGCCCCGGCCTCCGGGGCGCCGTGCGCCAGGCGCCCGCCCAGGTGGGCCTCGCGCTCGAAGAGGAGGAAGGACACGCCCCGGTCGGCCAGCACGCGCG is from Pyxidicoccus xibeiensis and encodes:
- a CDS encoding 2Fe-2S iron-sulfur cluster-binding protein, yielding MRRLPDAPPRGRAITVDLEGESIPAIEGEPVACSLLAADEPMLARSVKYHRPRGPFCFAAACSHCLMRVDGLPNVYTCRTPAREGMKLERQNAYPSAKVDVFETIDWFFPRGLDHHEMFAGVPVAEQVMAKVARQLAGLGLLPKEPAPTAPPARTLRTRVAVVGGGAAGLAAARVLADRGVSFLLFEREAHLGGRLAHGAPEAGAPGVQDAAAFPKGSIVTRAAALGLYDDEGGRFLAVGVWEPEGPRLLKVYAERFLLAPGGHPPMVPFENNDLPGVYAGRAASLLLRRYDVAPRMAALVGWGPELYALAHLMKERGVTVTAVVDLRGPPPAEAWPGAVQGSEPKAHGMRRVSAFSYTEAGGAKKKVSCDAVLVSVPVSPSFELARQGGAKVDFDAGRGLFVVGADADGHTQATDVFAAGDVTGGGTAKEAAAAGRRAAEALVGGLS